Proteins found in one Pongo pygmaeus isolate AG05252 chromosome 8, NHGRI_mPonPyg2-v2.0_pri, whole genome shotgun sequence genomic segment:
- the LOC129006898 gene encoding large ribosomal subunit protein uL11, translating into MPPKFDPNEIKVVYLRCTGGEVGATSALAPKIGPLGLSPKKVGDDIAKATGDWKGLRITVKLTIQNRQAQIEVVPSASALIIKALKEPPRDRKKQKNIKHSGNITFDEIVNIARQMRHRSLARELSGTIKEILGTAQSVGCNVDGRHPHDIIDDINSGAVECPAS; encoded by the coding sequence ATGCCGCCGAAGTTCGACCCCAACGAGATCAAAGTCGTATACCTGAGGTGCACCGGAGGTGAAGTCGGTGCCACTTCTGCCCTGGCCCCCAAGATCGGCCCCCTgggtctgtctccaaaaaaggttGGTGATGACATTGCCAAGGCAACAGGTGACTGGAAGGGCCTGAGGATTACAGTGAAACTGACCATTCAGAACAGACAGGCCCAGATTGAGGTGgtgccttctgcctctgccctgaTCATCAAAGCCCTCAAGGAACCaccaagagacagaaagaaacagaaaaacattaaacacagTGGGAATATCACTTTTGATGAGATCGTCAACATTGCTCGACAGATGCGGCACCGATCCTTAGCCAGAGAACTCTCTGGAACCATTAAAGAGATCCTGGGGACTGCCCAGTCTGTGGGCTGTAATGTTGATGGCCGCCACCCTCATGACATCATAGATGACATCAATAGTGGTGCTGTGGAATGCCCAGCCAGTTaa